The nucleotide sequence AGGTGCCGGATGCCGTTCGCCAGGTGGTAGAACAGGGCCCAGGTCCAGCCGAACATCAGCAGCAGCCCGAAGCCGGAGCCGATGAAGCGCTGCGCCCGCGCGAAGGCCTCGGGGCCGACGCCGGCGGCGATCAGCCACCAGGCCAGGAGCAGCGTGCCGACGGCCAGCCCCACACCGGTGATGCGGTGCGTGATGGACAGCGCCATGGTCCACTGGAACTTATAGACTTGAAGGTGCGGAGAAAGCGGCCGACCGCTGCCGTTTGCCATTGCGTCGT is from Azospirillum thermophilum and encodes:
- the sdhC gene encoding succinate dehydrogenase, cytochrome b556 subunit, producing the protein MALSITHRITGVGLAVGTLLLAWWLIAAGVGPEAFARAQRFIGSGFGLLLMFGWTWALFYHLANGIRHLVWDAGYAFELQNAERGAYIVAAASLGLTVLAWIIGLAVW